In Acidobacteriota bacterium, one genomic interval encodes:
- a CDS encoding FAD-dependent oxidoreductase: MATYKIKLKRREDVAEGTVAFHFHKPEGFQFKAGQFLRFTLIDPPETDAEGAGRTFSIASAPHEEDLMIATRMRDTAFKRVIKSMALGSEIEIKGPYGKMTLQDDPARPAVFLTGGIGITPFRSIALDAAHAGLAHRLHLFYSNRRPEDAAFLDQLAELEKINPNYRFIATMTSATASTSSWTGETGYINAEMLARFIDDLKAPVYYVAGPQALVTAMKKTLGEAGVSEADLSAEEFSGY, from the coding sequence GTACAAAATCAAACTGAAGCGCCGCGAAGATGTCGCCGAAGGCACCGTTGCGTTTCACTTCCACAAACCGGAGGGCTTTCAGTTCAAGGCGGGTCAGTTCTTGCGCTTCACGTTGATCGATCCGCCGGAGACCGATGCGGAGGGAGCCGGCAGGACCTTTTCGATCGCAAGCGCGCCGCACGAAGAGGACTTGATGATCGCCACACGAATGCGCGACACGGCGTTCAAACGGGTGATCAAGTCGATGGCGCTCGGTTCGGAGATCGAAATCAAGGGACCTTATGGCAAAATGACACTGCAAGATGACCCTGCTCGCCCGGCGGTTTTTTTGACAGGCGGCATCGGCATCACGCCGTTCCGCAGCATCGCGCTCGATGCCGCGCATGCCGGCCTGGCTCATCGGCTTCATCTGTTTTACTCCAACCGCCGGCCGGAAGACGCAGCATTCCTCGATCAACTCGCCGAGCTGGAGAAGATCAACCCGAATTATCGTTTCATCGCGACGATGACTTCGGCCACCGCATCAACTTCGTCGTGGACCGGCGAGACCGGCTACATCAACGCCGAGATGCTGGCGCGGTTCATAGACGATCTGAAGGCTCCAGTCTATTATGTAGCCGGACCGCAAGCGTTGGTTACCGCGATGAAAAAGACCCTCGGCGAGGCGGGCGTGAGTGAAGCCGACCTTAGCGCTGAAGAGTTTTCGGGTTACTGA
- a CDS encoding sulfotransferase domain-containing protein translates to MNNETITIVSGLPRSGTSMMMKMLAAGGLDPLTDNLRAADEDNPKGYFEFERVKLIENDIAWLEDARGRVVKLISALLKHLPPSYNYRVIFMRRAMPEILASQRQMLIRRGEPADAVPDDKMAALFDKHVAQVESWLAAQPNIETIFVSYNEVMNEARSQAEIINAFLGGSLNVDAMTEAADRTLYRQKR, encoded by the coding sequence ATGAACAACGAAACTATTACAATCGTGTCCGGGCTGCCGCGATCGGGCACGTCGATGATGATGAAAATGCTGGCGGCAGGCGGGCTCGATCCTCTCACCGACAATCTGCGCGCGGCGGACGAAGATAATCCGAAAGGTTATTTCGAGTTTGAGCGCGTGAAGCTGATCGAAAATGACATCGCGTGGCTTGAAGACGCGCGAGGACGAGTCGTGAAGCTTATATCGGCGCTGCTCAAGCACCTCCCACCTTCTTACAACTACAGGGTGATCTTCATGCGGCGCGCGATGCCCGAGATTCTGGCTTCTCAACGGCAGATGCTGATTCGTCGAGGTGAGCCGGCTGACGCGGTGCCCGACGACAAGATGGCCGCGTTGTTCGACAAGCACGTGGCTCAAGTTGAGTCGTGGCTCGCGGCTCAGCCTAACATCGAGACGATCTTCGTAAGCTACAATGAAGTGATGAACGAGGCCCGCTCGCAGGCGGAAATCATCAATGCCTTTCTCGGCGGGTCGTTGAATGTAGATGCGATGACCGAGGCAGCCGACCGAACGCTCTATCGACAGAAACGATGA
- a CDS encoding TonB-dependent receptor, producing the protein MGTTTFRTLLPIVLVAALFGPAQGQIQNGSVTGVVSDPTGALIANAVVSLDHPVAGQRHQLVTGNAGEFVFNNVPFDQYTLRVRASGFEVAAQPVVVRSNVPVRVEIKLAVAGSKASVEVSLRENLVERDSSSSATTIGERSVRHAPRTSRNRLLQELVATAPGSATENNGLIHVRGVDDGVLYVIDGIPIVDRLDAVSASPIDTDTINSMQVITGNIPAEFGGRSGAVVIVHPKSGIDSPLAGDVMLGAGDLRTDEIAVGIGGRLKRDFGFYINGATHRSDRFLDPVDLGNFNNKGGGVNLSLRAEWHATSKDTLILNITGNGSDFNVSNDSEQEAAGQRQKQRLRDNAQAFTWQHFWNSRTVSDFAYFRRAHESILESNELAFPLFAEQDRQHTRRGLLASLTHVRGGHNLKAGVEFQRVSPSEFLTFFVTDEEEAEEREISDEVIAFDEDDPFIFRDRAARNQYSAYVQDAFSPLKNLSLQLGVRYDHSRLLVSAQQFSPRLGAVYFISKSNTAIRASFNRLYQPPQVDNLLLSASEQARQLSPFATREGGGNAGIKPERSSAWEVGFAQDVAGWFKLDAAYWWRNFRNVGDPNVFFNTTVIFPNSVAEGYSRGVDVRLDVPERRGFSGYVSYTNQRVLQTGPINGGLFLTDEFIEIGPGTKFIPDQDQRNTGSFALIYQHRRSSLLLSFSGRHESGVPLEVEEDRLEELKAAPGAELVNFARGRVKPRTTFDIAAGLTVFKRDRVASSIQFNIQNVFDRAFAYNFGNPFEGTHFGIPRRWSGTLEFNFH; encoded by the coding sequence ATGGGGACAACCACGTTTCGAACTCTATTGCCGATTGTTCTTGTCGCCGCTCTTTTCGGCCCGGCGCAGGGACAGATTCAGAACGGCTCCGTCACTGGTGTCGTCAGCGATCCCACCGGGGCCCTGATTGCGAATGCCGTCGTTAGTCTCGATCACCCGGTGGCCGGGCAACGCCATCAACTCGTCACCGGTAACGCTGGCGAATTCGTTTTTAACAACGTCCCCTTCGATCAATACACTCTGCGAGTGAGGGCGAGCGGGTTTGAAGTTGCCGCGCAGCCGGTCGTGGTGCGCTCGAATGTGCCTGTCAGAGTCGAGATCAAGCTGGCAGTGGCCGGCTCCAAAGCGTCGGTCGAAGTCAGCTTGCGGGAGAATCTGGTCGAGCGCGACTCATCAAGTTCCGCAACCACCATCGGTGAAAGGTCCGTCCGGCACGCGCCGCGCACCAGCCGCAACCGGCTGCTGCAAGAGTTAGTCGCTACGGCTCCCGGTTCCGCGACCGAGAACAACGGCCTCATTCACGTGCGCGGCGTCGACGACGGAGTTCTATATGTGATCGACGGCATTCCGATTGTTGATCGGCTCGACGCCGTTTCGGCCAGCCCGATCGACACCGACACCATCAATTCGATGCAGGTCATCACCGGCAATATCCCCGCTGAGTTCGGGGGCCGCTCTGGGGCTGTGGTAATAGTTCATCCGAAGTCCGGCATAGATTCACCGTTGGCCGGTGATGTCATGCTGGGCGCCGGAGATCTTAGAACCGATGAGATCGCCGTGGGCATCGGGGGGCGGCTTAAACGCGATTTCGGCTTCTACATCAACGGCGCAACGCATCGCTCGGATCGGTTTCTCGATCCGGTTGATTTGGGAAACTTCAACAACAAGGGCGGCGGGGTGAATCTAAGCTTGCGCGCGGAGTGGCATGCGACATCGAAAGACACTCTCATACTCAACATTACCGGCAACGGCTCCGATTTCAACGTCTCGAACGATTCCGAGCAAGAGGCGGCCGGCCAGCGGCAGAAGCAGAGGTTGCGCGACAACGCCCAGGCGTTCACGTGGCAGCATTTTTGGAATTCACGAACCGTCTCGGATTTCGCCTACTTTCGACGCGCTCACGAATCCATCCTCGAGAGCAACGAATTAGCATTTCCGCTGTTTGCCGAGCAGGACCGACAGCACACGCGGCGTGGCTTGCTGGCCAGCCTCACCCACGTGCGCGGAGGACACAACCTCAAGGCCGGGGTCGAATTCCAGCGCGTGTCACCAAGCGAGTTCCTCACTTTTTTCGTGACCGATGAAGAAGAAGCCGAAGAGCGCGAGATCAGCGACGAGGTCATCGCCTTCGACGAAGACGACCCGTTCATCTTTCGCGACCGGGCGGCGCGCAATCAGTACTCGGCTTACGTTCAGGATGCGTTTTCGCCCTTGAAGAATCTGAGCCTGCAACTGGGAGTGCGTTACGATCACTCGCGGCTGCTGGTGTCCGCTCAGCAGTTCAGCCCGCGCCTGGGCGCCGTTTACTTCATATCGAAATCAAACACTGCGATTCGCGCTTCGTTCAATCGTCTCTACCAACCGCCGCAGGTCGATAACCTGCTTCTTTCGGCGTCCGAACAGGCCAGGCAGCTCTCACCCTTCGCCACTCGGGAAGGCGGAGGCAACGCAGGCATCAAACCGGAGAGGAGTTCGGCGTGGGAAGTCGGGTTCGCGCAGGACGTGGCCGGGTGGTTCAAGCTGGACGCTGCTTACTGGTGGCGCAACTTCCGCAACGTCGGCGATCCGAACGTGTTCTTCAATACGACGGTCATTTTCCCGAACAGCGTCGCGGAAGGCTATTCGCGAGGCGTGGATGTGCGGCTCGATGTACCGGAACGCCGAGGCTTCTCCGGTTATGTTAGCTATACCAACCAGCGCGTCTTGCAAACGGGGCCGATCAACGGCGGATTATTTCTCACCGACGAGTTTATCGAAATCGGGCCCGGCACGAAATTCATTCCAGATCAGGATCAGCGCAACACCGGCAGCTTCGCGCTCATCTATCAGCACCGCCGTTCAAGCTTGTTGCTGAGTTTTTCCGGCCGTCACGAAAGCGGAGTGCCTCTGGAGGTCGAGGAGGACAGACTGGAAGAGTTGAAAGCCGCTCCGGGAGCTGAGCTGGTTAATTTCGCCCGCGGGCGAGTGAAGCCGCGCACGACCTTCGACATCGCTGCCGGTCTGACGGTCTTCAAGCGAGATCGAGTCGCCAGCTCGATCCAGTTCAACATTCAGAACGTGTTTGACCGGGCCTTCGCATACAACTTCGGCAATCCGTTCGAAGGCACGCACTTCGGCATCCCCAGAAGATGGAGCGGAACACTCGAATTCAATTTCCATTGA
- a CDS encoding DUF2911 domain-containing protein: MKRLSAIFALLIFISASACFGGPTSGPSQGDDRGRPVLQLGTNKIEVNHGRPGLGGRNPEAMIQPGIVWRMGADDPTTLSTQASLRFGEKVIPAGKYILQAKLVEPQKWHLLIQSEGGSPVAEVPFSLQKLDKAVEYLTISLEKKDKDGRLTLQWGTLALAADFQPAAMTASAEDSGKWNELSAFHDVMSATFHPMEEGDFKPIRSRASEMAAKAKQWADSTPPKVYDKPEIKTSVAKLAQESKALAALIAKNATDTQIKELLSALHDRFHEIAGLCSDAKKQSQ, encoded by the coding sequence ATGAAGAGACTCAGCGCTATATTCGCGTTACTCATTTTCATTTCAGCTTCGGCTTGTTTCGGCGGCCCTACGTCCGGGCCCTCACAGGGCGACGATCGCGGACGCCCCGTCCTGCAATTGGGCACTAACAAGATCGAAGTCAACCACGGGCGGCCCGGTCTGGGAGGGCGAAACCCGGAAGCGATGATACAGCCGGGAATAGTATGGCGAATGGGCGCAGATGATCCCACGACTCTTTCAACACAAGCGAGTCTGAGGTTCGGCGAGAAAGTGATACCTGCGGGCAAGTACATCCTTCAAGCGAAACTCGTCGAGCCGCAGAAGTGGCACCTCTTGATCCAGTCGGAAGGCGGGTCGCCTGTCGCCGAAGTCCCTTTCAGTTTGCAGAAGCTCGATAAAGCCGTTGAGTACCTGACGATCTCGCTCGAGAAGAAAGACAAGGACGGCCGATTGACCTTACAATGGGGAACTCTCGCGCTCGCCGCGGACTTTCAACCAGCCGCGATGACGGCGTCAGCGGAAGACAGCGGCAAGTGGAACGAGTTGAGCGCCTTTCACGACGTGATGTCTGCGACCTTCCATCCGATGGAAGAGGGCGACTTCAAACCGATTCGCAGTCGCGCCAGCGAGATGGCCGCGAAAGCAAAACAGTGGGCCGACTCTACGCCACCCAAGGTGTATGACAAACCCGAAATCAAAACAAGTGTGGCGAAACTCGCTCAAGAGTCGAAAGCCCTTGCCGCACTGATTGCCAAGAACGCTACCGACACACAAATCAAAGAGTTATTGAGCGCTCTGCATGATCGCTTTCACGAAATCGCCGGTTTGTGCAGCGACGCGAAAAAGCAGAGTCAGTAG
- a CDS encoding TonB-dependent receptor: MQSWKANHLLALAVLLVVSFGSTLPAFAQQAISAATLAGRVEDTNGAAISGALIAITSIDKNQTSSSKSDEHGRYSFLYLPVGSYHLKVEHAGFASVTRELTLSIGQALDLPVRLAVGGLSETADITASAPVVETVRTQVSETVLSREVDNLPLNGRNYLDLAALTPAVSRANPVANQRFAETSAVPGTQISVAGQRNINNGFILDGLSANDDAADLPGTFFSQEVIREFQVITSGGIAEFGRASGGIINVVTQSGTNAWRARAYGFLRNQRLDARSTLAPSKDPLTQAQYGASLGGPVKRDRTFLFGNFEQTRLHNAVVVTILPANVTAINNVLDQIKYAGPRISTGLVPAGYNTTNVLVRGDHRINPANLFTVRYSLYDIDSLNARGVGGLSAASRGTGLENRDQTIALGSVATLSSRTANEARFQFTRSRLGALANDQVGPAITISGVANLGTSTSSPTGRDLDLYEIADNITTLRGAHSLKFGADFLYNRVNITFPGALQGAYTFSSLANLQASRYVTFQQTFGVPSLFQSNPNIGFFAQDEWRARPDLTVNVGIRYDLQFLPDPIKTDTGNVAPRIGLAYAPGVRKTVIRASYGLYYERIPLRATSNALQRDGTKYKVASFSFGQPGAPVFPSVAASFPQGFLPSITTIDPNIEDAYTQQASLQIERELSSNTSLAVGYLHTRGLHLILSRNVNVPRFPASAGVPNLGRPNANFANISRYESSGDSYYNGLTVSFNRRFSRWAGLRASYTYAKALDNTGNAFFFTPQDNANLRDDRGRGDNDQRHRLTLSGTFAVPETKSDSGWRRAVEGFQFSYIFSYGSPLPFNIQTGADRNFDTNVNDRPLGVARNMGEGFDFASFDVRLSRRIRFTERFRMEVIAEAFNVFNRANLQLPNNVFGTGATPLPAFGRATGASDPRQLQFGLRLTL; the protein is encoded by the coding sequence ATGCAATCGTGGAAAGCCAATCATTTGCTCGCCTTAGCTGTGCTGCTTGTCGTTAGCTTTGGCAGCACGCTCCCGGCATTCGCGCAGCAAGCGATTTCAGCAGCAACGCTCGCCGGCCGCGTCGAGGACACGAACGGCGCCGCGATCAGCGGGGCCCTAATCGCAATAACCAGCATCGACAAGAATCAGACAAGCTCGTCCAAGAGTGACGAGCACGGCCGCTACAGCTTCCTTTATCTGCCCGTTGGCAGCTATCACCTCAAAGTCGAGCACGCTGGATTCGCCTCGGTCACCAGAGAGTTGACTCTCTCTATCGGCCAGGCTCTCGATCTGCCGGTCAGGCTAGCGGTCGGGGGCCTGAGCGAGACCGCCGACATAACCGCCTCGGCGCCCGTAGTCGAAACGGTGCGCACTCAGGTCTCGGAGACGGTGTTGTCACGCGAGGTTGATAATCTGCCGCTGAACGGGCGCAACTACCTTGACCTTGCCGCGCTCACTCCGGCGGTGTCGCGCGCTAATCCGGTCGCCAACCAGCGGTTCGCCGAAACTTCCGCCGTGCCGGGCACGCAAATCTCCGTCGCCGGTCAGCGTAACATCAACAACGGGTTCATACTCGACGGACTGTCGGCCAATGACGACGCGGCCGACCTTCCGGGCACTTTCTTCAGCCAGGAAGTGATCCGAGAATTCCAGGTCATCACGTCCGGTGGCATTGCCGAATTTGGCCGCGCTTCTGGCGGGATCATCAACGTCGTCACGCAATCGGGCACGAATGCCTGGCGCGCGCGCGCCTATGGCTTCCTGCGAAATCAGCGGCTCGACGCGCGGAGCACGCTTGCGCCGAGCAAAGACCCGCTGACGCAAGCGCAGTACGGCGCTTCTTTGGGTGGGCCGGTCAAACGCGACCGGACATTTCTATTCGGGAACTTCGAGCAGACGCGATTGCACAATGCAGTCGTTGTGACGATCCTTCCCGCCAACGTGACGGCGATCAACAACGTGCTCGATCAGATAAAGTACGCGGGTCCGCGCATCAGCACGGGCCTGGTCCCGGCAGGCTACAACACAACCAATGTTTTGGTGCGCGGCGATCACCGTATCAACCCGGCGAATCTGTTCACCGTGCGTTACAGCCTATACGACATCGACAGCCTCAACGCGCGCGGCGTAGGAGGACTGAGCGCCGCAAGCCGAGGCACGGGGCTGGAGAATCGGGATCAAACCATTGCGTTGGGCAGCGTAGCAACGCTGTCGTCGCGGACCGCAAACGAGGCGCGTTTTCAGTTCACGCGGAGCCGGCTTGGCGCGTTGGCGAACGACCAGGTTGGCCCGGCGATCACTATTTCCGGCGTCGCCAATCTCGGCACGTCGACTTCCTCGCCGACTGGACGTGATCTTGATCTTTACGAAATAGCCGACAACATCACTACGCTGCGCGGCGCCCACTCGCTCAAGTTCGGAGCGGACTTCTTGTACAACCGCGTGAACATCACCTTCCCCGGCGCGTTGCAAGGCGCCTACACCTTCTCCTCGCTCGCCAATTTGCAGGCAAGCCGCTACGTTACCTTTCAGCAAACCTTCGGCGTGCCGAGTTTGTTTCAGTCGAATCCGAATATCGGGTTCTTCGCGCAGGATGAATGGCGCGCGCGGCCCGATCTGACCGTCAATGTTGGCATTCGATACGATCTGCAGTTCCTGCCTGATCCGATCAAAACCGACACTGGCAATGTCGCGCCGCGCATCGGTCTGGCTTATGCGCCGGGAGTTCGCAAGACGGTTATCCGCGCGAGCTATGGCCTCTACTACGAACGCATTCCGCTGCGTGCGACCTCTAACGCATTGCAGCGCGACGGCACGAAGTACAAAGTCGCCTCGTTCTCGTTCGGCCAACCGGGCGCGCCAGTCTTTCCGAGCGTGGCCGCGTCGTTCCCGCAAGGTTTCTTGCCGAGCATAACTACGATCGATCCGAATATCGAAGACGCTTACACGCAACAGGCGAGCCTTCAGATCGAGCGCGAGTTGTCCTCGAACACATCGCTCGCTGTCGGCTACCTGCACACGCGCGGGCTGCACCTGATTCTCTCTCGCAACGTGAATGTGCCGCGGTTTCCGGCATCGGCGGGCGTCCCGAATCTGGGCCGCCCGAATGCCAACTTCGCCAACATCTCGCGGTATGAGAGTTCGGGAGATTCTTACTACAACGGGTTGACGGTCTCGTTTAACCGCCGCTTCTCGCGATGGGCCGGTCTGCGCGCCTCGTACACGTACGCGAAGGCGCTCGACAATACCGGCAACGCCTTCTTCTTCACGCCGCAGGACAATGCCAATCTGAGGGATGATCGGGGGCGCGGCGACAACGACCAGCGTCATCGACTGACCTTGAGCGGCACGTTCGCGGTTCCGGAGACCAAGAGCGATTCAGGATGGCGCCGCGCAGTCGAAGGCTTCCAGTTCAGCTACATCTTCAGCTACGGTTCGCCGTTGCCGTTCAATATCCAGACAGGCGCCGATCGCAACTTCGACACGAACGTTAACGACCGGCCCCTCGGAGTAGCGCGCAACATGGGTGAGGGCTTCGACTTCGCGTCGTTCGATGTGAGGCTGAGCCGCCGGATCCGCTTCACCGAACGCTTCCGGATGGAAGTAATCGCCGAAGCCTTCAATGTCTTCAACCGGGCGAACCTGCAATTGCCCAACAATGTCTTCGGGACGGGGGCGACACCGTTGCCGGCTTTTGGAAGAGCTACAGGTGCAAGCGACCCGAGGCAGCTTCAGTTCGGGTTGAGATTGACGCTGTAG
- a CDS encoding DUF1573 domain-containing protein yields MRSRTALVAVALLFMFVFSVSAQDGGKPRLSIPSLEHSFGSVKAGTPLTYSFEIKNEGKVDLEIKSVSPSCGCTTSKYDKVIAPGKSGSVTLEVAKTDGYKGEITKTASVTTNDPDHQTFMLTLRATFTE; encoded by the coding sequence ATGAGATCAAGAACGGCCCTTGTTGCAGTCGCGCTTCTATTCATGTTCGTGTTTTCGGTATCGGCGCAGGACGGCGGAAAGCCCAGGCTGTCGATACCGTCCCTCGAACATTCCTTCGGCTCGGTTAAGGCGGGTACGCCTCTCACCTACTCCTTTGAAATTAAGAACGAAGGGAAAGTAGACCTTGAAATCAAGAGCGTCAGCCCTTCGTGCGGGTGCACTACGAGCAAGTATGACAAGGTTATCGCGCCCGGTAAGTCCGGTTCGGTTACGCTTGAGGTTGCGAAGACCGATGGTTACAAAGGCGAGATCACCAAGACTGCCAGCGTAACGACAAACGATCCGGACCATCAAACCTTCATGCTGACCCTGCGCGCCACCTTTACAGAGTAG
- the gltA gene encoding NADPH-dependent glutamate synthase, with protein sequence MPCQLPEARRRNFCEVAIGFTEEQALLEAQRCISCKTPICITGCPVEVNIPHFILSILKRDYVGAANIIRDKNSLPAICGRVCQQEDQCEARCVNAIKGTSVGIGRLERFVADYQIDCGSFATPFIAPPTGRRVALVGSGPASLTAAGDLARMGHKVTVFEALHKLGGVLAYGIPEFRLPKSIVGIEIRQLENIGVEFVTSCVIGKTETVDELLDEEGYDAVFLATGAGLPYFLNLPGENLAGIYSANEFLTRVNLMKGYKFPEYDTPVKVGKRVAVLGAGNTAMDAARVALRLGPEKVYMVYRRSRAEVPARAEEVEHAMEEGIEFKFLTAPTQFFGDTRGWVTGMEVIDMELGEPDESGRRRPVPITGTEHSFDVDTVIVAVGQGPNPLIQSTTPGLNTTKWGNIITDETGLTSRPGLYAGGDVVRGGSTVILAMGDGKRAARSIHENLMSTNCSRN encoded by the coding sequence ATGCCTTGCCAGTTACCCGAAGCGCGGCGCAGGAACTTTTGCGAAGTGGCCATCGGCTTCACCGAAGAGCAAGCGCTGCTTGAAGCTCAGCGATGCATAAGCTGCAAAACCCCAATCTGCATAACCGGCTGTCCGGTCGAGGTCAACATTCCTCACTTCATCCTGTCGATTCTCAAACGCGATTACGTCGGCGCCGCCAACATCATCCGCGACAAGAACAGCCTGCCTGCGATATGTGGCCGCGTCTGCCAGCAAGAAGACCAATGCGAAGCGCGCTGCGTCAACGCCATCAAAGGAACGTCGGTAGGAATCGGCCGCCTCGAACGCTTCGTCGCCGATTATCAAATCGACTGCGGCTCGTTTGCGACGCCGTTCATAGCTCCTCCAACCGGAAGACGAGTCGCGTTAGTCGGCTCGGGTCCGGCTTCGCTCACCGCTGCGGGCGATCTCGCGAGGATGGGCCACAAGGTCACCGTGTTTGAAGCGCTTCACAAGCTCGGCGGCGTGCTCGCGTATGGCATCCCAGAATTCCGCTTGCCCAAGAGCATCGTCGGAATCGAGATCCGCCAACTCGAAAACATCGGCGTCGAGTTCGTCACAAGCTGTGTGATCGGCAAGACCGAAACCGTCGACGAGTTGCTGGACGAAGAAGGCTACGACGCGGTGTTTTTGGCTACGGGTGCCGGCCTGCCTTACTTCTTGAATCTTCCGGGTGAGAACCTCGCGGGCATCTACTCGGCCAATGAGTTTCTGACGCGCGTAAATCTGATGAAGGGCTACAAGTTTCCCGAGTACGACACGCCGGTGAAAGTCGGCAAACGCGTCGCGGTGCTCGGCGCAGGCAACACAGCGATGGACGCCGCGAGAGTCGCACTGAGGCTTGGGCCTGAAAAAGTTTACATGGTGTATCGCCGTTCGCGCGCAGAAGTGCCGGCTCGCGCGGAAGAAGTCGAGCACGCCATGGAAGAAGGCATCGAGTTCAAATTCCTCACTGCCCCGACTCAATTCTTCGGCGACACACGCGGCTGGGTGACAGGCATGGAAGTGATCGACATGGAACTCGGCGAACCTGACGAGAGCGGCCGCCGCAGACCGGTTCCAATCACAGGCACCGAGCACAGCTTCGATGTAGACACAGTGATTGTCGCCGTCGGCCAGGGTCCCAATCCTCTAATTCAATCCACAACGCCGGGATTGAATACCACGAAGTGGGGCAACATCATCACTGATGAAACGGGCCTCACGAGCCGCCCGGGTTTGTACGCAGGCGGCGACGTAGTTCGCGGCGGATCTACGGTGATTCTCGCGATGGGGGACGGGAAGAGAGCGGCTCGATCGATCCACGAAAACTTGATGAGCACCAACTGTAGCCGCAATTAG
- a CDS encoding sulfide/dihydroorotate dehydrogenase-like FAD/NAD-binding protein encodes MANRILDKTAIADDICRFIIEAPKIAKKRKAGNFVIVRANEYAERIPLTIVDSDIERGSITLIVQSVGKSTRLLNSFCAGDELADVIGPLGHPTLIESFGTVVCVGGGVGTAEILPIARASRASDNQVISIIGARTKNRLILEDEMRETSDELHIVTDDGSYERQGLVVDPLSDLIVQGIDIDVVYAIGPMPMMRAVAELTEPYNIKTLVSLNPVMIDGTGMCGGCRVVIDGKTRFACVDGPEFDAHQVDFDTLIRRNRAYAQEEKVSLERFENEQVARFEGLV; translated from the coding sequence ATGGCAAACAGAATATTGGACAAAACCGCGATAGCCGACGACATCTGCCGATTCATCATCGAAGCACCAAAGATCGCGAAAAAGAGAAAAGCCGGGAACTTCGTCATCGTCCGCGCCAACGAATACGCCGAGCGCATTCCTCTCACCATAGTCGATTCGGACATCGAGCGCGGGAGCATCACGCTCATCGTTCAAAGCGTTGGCAAAAGCACGCGCCTGTTGAACTCGTTTTGCGCGGGCGATGAGCTTGCCGACGTGATAGGCCCTCTTGGTCACCCGACGCTAATCGAAAGCTTTGGCACGGTCGTTTGCGTTGGCGGAGGAGTCGGGACCGCCGAGATCCTGCCAATCGCGAGAGCCTCGAGGGCCTCGGACAATCAAGTCATCTCGATCATCGGCGCTCGCACTAAGAATCGCTTGATCCTCGAAGACGAGATGCGCGAGACCAGCGATGAGCTTCACATCGTGACTGACGACGGCAGCTACGAGAGGCAGGGGCTTGTGGTCGACCCGCTCAGCGACTTGATTGTTCAAGGCATTGACATCGACGTAGTCTACGCGATCGGCCCGATGCCAATGATGCGAGCCGTAGCGGAACTGACCGAGCCTTACAACATCAAGACCCTTGTGAGCCTGAACCCGGTGATGATCGACGGCACCGGCATGTGCGGCGGATGCCGGGTAGTCATCGACGGCAAGACTCGCTTCGCCTGCGTAGATGGTCCCGAGTTCGACGCGCATCAAGTCGACTTCGACACGTTGATCCGCCGCAATCGGGCTTATGCGCAGGAAGAGAAGGTATCGCTGGAGCGTTTCGAGAACGAGCAGGTCGCAAGATTCGAAGGGCTAGTGTGA